A single genomic interval of Burkholderia cepacia ATCC 25416 harbors:
- the glcE gene encoding glycolate oxidase subunit GlcE, with protein sequence MEEDDIVAGWADRVRAASADGRPLRIRGGGTKDWYGQALEGEILDTRAFQGVVSYDPAELVVTVRAGTPLAQLETVLAECGQMLPFEPPHFGRAATVGGCVAAGLAGPRRATCGAPRDFTLGVTLMNGRGEVLRFGGQVVKNVAGYDVSRLMAGALGTLGLMLDLSLKVLPMPVAEVTLKFEMTATDAVRKLNEWGGHPLPVSASGWRNGTLVLRLSGAEAAVKSAKTLLGGEVVDAVEAERFWAGLREHTDPFFHGIPPGYALWRLALPSITEPMHLPGTQLMEWGGAQRWWITDADAQTVRMSAKQAGGHATLFRAGDAYDRSAGVFTPLPAPMMKIHRGLKAAFDPARIFNRGRLYPDL encoded by the coding sequence ATGGAAGAGGACGACATCGTCGCCGGATGGGCCGACCGCGTCCGCGCCGCCAGCGCCGACGGCCGGCCGCTGCGGATTCGCGGCGGCGGCACCAAGGACTGGTACGGCCAGGCGCTCGAGGGCGAAATTCTCGACACGCGCGCGTTTCAGGGCGTCGTGTCGTACGACCCGGCTGAACTCGTCGTCACGGTCCGCGCGGGCACGCCGCTCGCACAGCTTGAAACCGTCCTCGCCGAGTGCGGCCAGATGCTGCCGTTCGAGCCGCCGCACTTCGGCCGCGCGGCCACCGTCGGCGGCTGCGTCGCGGCCGGCCTCGCGGGCCCGCGCCGGGCCACCTGCGGTGCGCCGCGCGATTTCACGCTCGGCGTCACGCTGATGAACGGCCGCGGCGAAGTGCTGCGCTTCGGCGGCCAGGTCGTGAAGAACGTCGCCGGCTACGACGTGTCGCGGCTGATGGCCGGCGCGCTCGGCACGCTCGGGCTGATGCTCGACCTGTCGCTCAAGGTGCTGCCGATGCCCGTCGCCGAAGTCACGCTGAAGTTCGAGATGACCGCGACCGACGCGGTGCGCAAGCTCAACGAATGGGGCGGCCATCCGCTGCCCGTCAGCGCGAGCGGGTGGCGCAACGGCACGCTCGTCCTGCGCCTGTCGGGTGCCGAAGCGGCCGTGAAATCCGCGAAGACGCTGCTCGGCGGCGAAGTCGTCGACGCGGTCGAGGCCGAGCGCTTCTGGGCCGGCCTGCGCGAGCATACCGACCCGTTCTTCCACGGCATCCCACCCGGCTATGCGCTGTGGCGTCTCGCGCTGCCGTCGATCACCGAACCGATGCACCTGCCCGGCACCCAGTTGATGGAATGGGGCGGCGCGCAGCGCTGGTGGATCACCGACGCCGATGCGCAGACCGTGCGGATGAGCGCCAAGCAGGCCGGCGGCCACGCGACGCTGTTCCGCGCGGGCGACGCGTACGACCGCAGCGCGGGCGTGTTCACGCCGCTCCCCGCCCCGATGATGAAAATCCACCGCGGGTTGAAAGCCGCGTTCGATCCCGCGCGCATCTTCAACCGCGGCCGGCTCTATCCGGATCTCTGA
- a CDS encoding YggS family pyridoxal phosphate-dependent enzyme gives MSDLAARLESVHRRIADAARAAGRDPATVSLLAVSKTFPAADVRAAHAAGQRAFGENYVQESIDKIDALADLRASLEWHFIGPLQSNKTRPVAERFDWVHSVDRLKIAQRLSEQRPAHLPPLNVCVQVNISGEASKSGVAPADVAEVARAVAALPSLRLRGLMAIPEPAGDTDAQRVPHRALRTLFDALRADGLPLDTLSMGMSADLDAAVLEGATIVRVGTAIFGARDYSH, from the coding sequence ATGTCCGATCTCGCCGCCCGCCTCGAATCCGTTCATCGCCGCATCGCCGACGCCGCCCGCGCGGCCGGCCGCGATCCCGCCACCGTATCGCTGCTCGCCGTCTCGAAGACGTTTCCCGCCGCCGACGTGCGCGCCGCGCATGCGGCCGGGCAGCGTGCATTCGGCGAAAACTACGTGCAGGAATCGATCGACAAGATCGACGCGCTCGCCGACCTGCGCGCGAGCCTCGAATGGCATTTCATCGGGCCGCTGCAATCGAACAAGACGCGCCCGGTTGCCGAACGCTTCGACTGGGTCCATTCGGTCGACCGGCTGAAGATCGCCCAGCGCCTGTCGGAGCAACGCCCCGCGCACCTGCCGCCGCTCAACGTGTGCGTGCAGGTGAACATCAGCGGCGAGGCGTCGAAGAGCGGCGTCGCACCGGCCGACGTGGCCGAGGTCGCGCGCGCGGTCGCCGCGCTGCCGTCGCTGCGGCTGCGCGGCCTGATGGCGATTCCCGAACCGGCCGGCGACACCGACGCGCAACGCGTGCCGCATCGCGCGCTGCGCACGCTGTTCGACGCGTTGCGCGCCGACGGTCTGCCGCTCGACACGCTGTCGATGGGCATGTCCGCCGATCTCGACGCGGCCGTGCTCGAAGGCGCGACGATCGTGCGCGTCGGCACCGCGATCTTCGGCGCGCGCGATTACTCGCACTGA
- the glcF gene encoding glycolate oxidase subunit GlcF: MQTNLADFIRNTPDGDEADAILRKCVHCGFCTATCPTYQLLGDELDGPRGRIYLIKQMVEGAPVTRSTQQHLDRCLTCRSCETTCPSGVQYGRLVEIGRKHVEAQVQRPVQQRLVRRVLASLVPNAALFSPVMRLGQHVRPLLPKRLRDKVPPRTRLLEWPHLTHTRKMLMLGGCVQPSMLPNINIATARVLDALGIETVVAPDAGCCGAIRLHLNYHDEALDDARRNIDAWWPHVEQGVEAIVMNASGCGATVLEYAHLLRDDPAYAEKAQRIVSLTRDISDVLLAFEAELATLARRRAVHTVAYHPPCTLQHGQQSRGKVERLLETLGIDVRLPADSHLCCGSAGTYSLTQPSLSYRLRKQKLLKLQALEPQMIVSGNVGCIAHLQSGTQIPVAHWIQLVEHLLYG; this comes from the coding sequence ATGCAGACGAACCTCGCCGATTTCATCCGCAATACGCCCGACGGCGACGAAGCCGACGCGATATTGCGCAAGTGCGTGCATTGCGGGTTCTGCACCGCGACCTGCCCGACCTACCAGTTGCTCGGCGACGAACTCGACGGCCCGCGCGGCCGCATCTACCTGATCAAGCAGATGGTCGAAGGCGCGCCCGTCACGCGCAGCACGCAGCAGCACCTCGACCGCTGCCTCACGTGCCGCAGTTGCGAGACGACCTGCCCGTCCGGCGTCCAGTACGGCCGGCTCGTCGAGATCGGCCGCAAGCACGTCGAGGCACAGGTTCAGCGCCCCGTGCAGCAGCGTCTCGTGCGCCGCGTGCTCGCGAGCCTCGTGCCGAACGCCGCGCTGTTCTCGCCGGTGATGCGGCTCGGACAGCACGTCCGTCCGCTGCTGCCGAAGCGGCTGCGCGACAAGGTGCCGCCGCGCACGCGGCTGCTCGAATGGCCGCACCTGACGCATACGCGCAAGATGCTGATGCTCGGCGGCTGCGTGCAGCCGTCGATGCTGCCGAACATCAATATCGCGACCGCGCGCGTGCTCGACGCGCTCGGCATCGAGACCGTCGTCGCGCCCGATGCCGGCTGCTGCGGCGCGATCCGCCTGCACCTGAACTATCACGACGAAGCGCTCGACGACGCGCGCCGCAACATCGACGCGTGGTGGCCCCATGTCGAACAGGGTGTCGAGGCGATCGTGATGAACGCGTCGGGCTGCGGCGCGACGGTGCTCGAATACGCGCACCTGCTGCGCGACGACCCGGCCTACGCGGAGAAGGCGCAGCGCATCGTGTCGCTGACGCGCGACATCTCCGACGTGCTGCTCGCGTTCGAGGCCGAGCTCGCGACGCTCGCGCGCCGCCGTGCGGTCCATACGGTCGCGTACCACCCGCCGTGCACGCTGCAGCACGGCCAGCAGTCGCGCGGCAAGGTCGAACGCCTGCTCGAGACCCTCGGCATCGACGTGCGGCTGCCGGCGGACAGCCATCTGTGCTGCGGCTCGGCCGGCACCTATTCGCTGACGCAGCCGTCGCTGTCGTACCGGTTGCGCAAGCAGAAGCTGCTGAAGCTGCAGGCGCTCGAGCCGCAGATGATCGTCTCCGGCAACGTCGGCTGCATCGCGCACCTGCAGAGCGGCACGCAGATTCCGGTGGCCCACTGGATCCAGCTCGTCGAGCACCTGCTGTATGGCTAG
- the ubiA gene encoding 4-hydroxybenzoate octaprenyltransferase, giving the protein MLARFPLYLRLVRMDKPIGSLLLLWPTLNALWIASDGHPRWPLLVIFSLGTLLMRSAGCAMNDYADRDFDRHVKRTADRPLTSGKIRAWEAVAIAVGLAFISFLLILPLNTLTKELSVVALFVAGSYPFMKRFFAIPQAYLGIAFGFGIPMAFAAVQDTVPTIAWVMLVANIFWSVAYDTEYAMVDRDDDIKIGIRTSALTFGRFDVAAVMACYAATLGIYVWIGVTLGFGLAYWAGWAAAVGCALYHYTLIKGRERMPCFAAFRHNNWLGGVLFAGIAAHYLLAGPAGN; this is encoded by the coding sequence ATGCTTGCCCGCTTTCCCCTGTATCTGCGGCTCGTCCGGATGGACAAGCCGATCGGCAGCCTGCTGCTGCTGTGGCCGACGCTCAACGCGCTGTGGATCGCGTCCGACGGCCATCCGCGCTGGCCGCTGCTCGTGATCTTCTCGCTCGGCACGCTGCTGATGCGCTCGGCCGGCTGCGCGATGAACGACTACGCCGACCGCGATTTCGACCGCCACGTGAAGCGCACGGCCGACCGGCCGTTGACGTCGGGCAAGATCCGTGCGTGGGAAGCCGTTGCGATCGCCGTCGGGCTCGCATTCATCTCGTTCCTGCTGATCCTGCCGCTCAACACGCTGACGAAGGAACTGTCCGTCGTCGCGCTGTTCGTCGCGGGTTCGTATCCGTTCATGAAGCGTTTCTTCGCGATTCCGCAGGCGTATCTCGGGATCGCGTTCGGCTTCGGCATTCCGATGGCGTTCGCGGCCGTGCAGGACACGGTGCCGACGATCGCGTGGGTGATGCTGGTCGCGAACATTTTCTGGTCGGTCGCGTACGACACCGAATACGCGATGGTCGATCGCGACGACGACATCAAGATCGGGATCCGCACGTCGGCGCTGACGTTCGGCCGCTTCGACGTCGCGGCCGTGATGGCGTGCTATGCGGCGACGCTCGGCATCTACGTGTGGATCGGCGTGACGCTCGGCTTCGGCCTCGCGTACTGGGCCGGCTGGGCGGCGGCGGTCGGCTGCGCGCTGTATCACTACACGCTGATCAAGGGCCGCGAGCGGATGCCGTGCTTCGCCGCATTCCGGCACAACAACTGGCTCGGCGGCGTGCTGTTCGCGGGGATCGCCGCGCATTACCTGCTGGCGGGTCCGGCGGGCAACTGA
- the proC gene encoding pyrroline-5-carboxylate reductase encodes MKIAFIGGGNMAAALIGGLIKRGVAADGLYAIDVNEEVRARAAQQFGIRTGAAVDATLADYDAIVLAVKPQVLKDVAQALAPHLKTQLVISIAAGIRGSDLARWLGDYARVVRTMPNTPALVGMGVTGLAALPGVDAAGRELASNVLGAVGEIVWFDDESKLDAVTAISGSGPAYVFYFIEALQEAARQLGMNDEQGRALAVATFTGAAQLAAQSGEPASVLRERVTSKGGTTAAALASFDAQGVKDAIVRGALAAEARAKEMGDELGRA; translated from the coding sequence ATGAAAATCGCATTCATCGGCGGCGGCAACATGGCCGCGGCCCTGATCGGCGGCCTGATCAAGCGCGGCGTCGCCGCTGACGGCCTGTATGCCATCGACGTCAACGAAGAGGTGCGCGCACGCGCCGCGCAGCAATTCGGCATCCGCACCGGCGCGGCCGTCGACGCAACGCTCGCCGACTACGACGCGATCGTGCTCGCGGTGAAGCCGCAGGTGCTGAAGGACGTCGCGCAGGCGCTCGCGCCGCACCTGAAGACACAGCTCGTGATCAGCATCGCGGCCGGCATCCGCGGCAGCGATCTCGCGCGCTGGCTCGGCGACTACGCACGCGTCGTGCGCACGATGCCGAACACGCCCGCGCTCGTCGGCATGGGCGTGACGGGCCTCGCCGCACTGCCGGGCGTCGATGCGGCGGGCCGCGAACTCGCGTCGAACGTGCTCGGCGCGGTCGGCGAGATCGTGTGGTTCGACGACGAATCGAAGCTCGATGCCGTCACGGCCATTTCGGGCAGCGGCCCCGCGTATGTGTTCTATTTCATCGAAGCGCTGCAGGAAGCCGCGCGCCAGCTCGGCATGAACGACGAACAGGGCCGCGCGCTCGCGGTCGCGACGTTCACGGGCGCCGCGCAACTCGCCGCGCAATCGGGCGAGCCGGCAAGCGTGCTGCGCGAGCGCGTGACGTCGAAGGGCGGCACGACAGCCGCCGCGCTCGCATCGTTCGACGCGCAGGGCGTGAAGGACGCGATCGTGCGCGGCGCGCTCGCGGCCGAAGCGCGTGCGAAGGAAATGGGCGACGAGCTCGGTCGCGCGTAA